The genomic interval CGATGGTATGCAGAACCGACTCGAGCCGCGTCGCCCAGGGAACGCCCGCTTCGTCTATCATGCCCCGCAAGTCCTTCTCCACGCTGTCGGTGAGCTGTTTTATGCTCCAGATGAAGATTTCCCGCTTGTTCTTGAAATACAGATACAGCGTGGTGCGAGTGATGCCGCAGCGGTCCGCGATTTTCTGAAAGGTAGCGTCCTCGTAGCCTTCCTCGACGAATATATCGAGGGCTTTTTCGAGGATCTCCGCCCGGCGCTTATCATGTTCGACAACTATGGCCATAGCTCACCTCTCCTTGCTGAAATGGTAGAACACGGTGTCCAGATTTCCGCTCTTGAACTTCTTCCGCTTGTCGGCTTTCCTGCCGATTGCGTCCTCGAAGGAAGTGTTGCTGGTGATGAAGGCGAGATCCCAGCCTGCGAAATCCTTGAAAAGACGGTGCATCGAAGAATACAGAGCCCGAGCGGAATCAGCGTCTTCAAGCCGTTCGCCCCAGGGCGGATTGGAAAGAAGCAAGCCTTCGGGCCAGGGCGCCGCGAGTTCCTCGAAGGAGGCGCGGACGAAATCCGGCCGGGGAATACGGGAATCCTTTCCGATAGTCTGAAGGGCGCGTCCGGCGATGGAACAGGCTCGTTCGGCGTTTCCGCGGGCAGAAACCAGGACCTTCTCGTCGATGTCGCTTCCGGTAACCCGTACCAGGCAATCCGTGCGGATCGCCGAAGCCGCGCGGGCGCGTTCCTCTTCGAGGGCGGCCTTCGCCTCTGCCGTGGTGAACGGAACGAGATGCTCGAGGGCGAAGGAGCGGCCGAGGCCGGGTGCAATGTTGTGGGCGTAAAGGACGGCTTCGATGGGAATAGTGCCCGAGCCGCAGAACGCGTCGTGGAACGGAGTTTTTCTCCGCCAGGCTAGGCTTTGGATCAGAACCGAGGCGAGGGTTTCCCGTATGGGGGCTTCGCCTCCGGCGGTGCGGTATCCGCGCCGATGCAGGGGCATTCCCGAAAGATCGAGGAGGATGCTCGCGGCGTCGTGCTCCATATATACGCGTATCGCGACTTCAGATCCGGTTTCAGGCAGGGACGACATTTTCCAGGCCTTCCCCAGGGATTCGTAGATGCCTTTGTGTACGACGCTCTGGATGGTGGTTTCCGAGGACAATTTGCTTGCATGCACGCGGACCTTGTCCACGAGGATCTTGAAATCCTTTTTGAACCAGTCGTGCCAGCGGACGGCGGCTACTCCGGTAAAGAGGGCGTCGAAATCGCGGCAGGGGATGAGGGCCATCTGCAGGTACACCCGGTCGGCGGTTCGAAGGCAGAGGTTCGCCCGATACAGGGCGGCCAGACAGGCGGCCCCGCCGCGCGCTTCGTCTTCCCCGGAAAGCCGGAAAGAAACCCGCCCTACGGGAGGACGGGAAAGAGCGGAAGGATCTCCTCCGCCGGGGAGAAGAACGAATCCGAGCTGTTTCAGCTCGTTTGAAAGAACCTTTTCGGCTCCAATGGCGCACAGCGCTACCAGGGTATACATCGTACCTGATTATAACAGTAATACGAAAAATGTAAAGTTGACGTAAAAGCGGCGGATTCCGCCGTCCGCCCGCCGAGGCGAACGGCCTTCCGCGCCGCGCTAGACCTTTACGAGATCGTACTTCCGGTTTCCGAGTCCCAGGCGGACCGCGTGGTCGAGGCCGGCTGACCAGTCCGTGTCGGGATGGATGTGGCCGAACTTTTCGCCTGTTCCGCCGTAGTTCCGGTCGGTAAGGGCGGTGCCGTTGATCGCGGGGGCGGCGTTGACCGCGTCCACGCAGGCCTGATCGAGAGCGACGGGGTCGAGGCTCGCGAAAATGCCGATGTCGGCCACGACGGGAGCGTCGTTGTTCGCCCAGCAGTCGCAGTTGGGAGAGACGTTCATGACGAAGTTGACGTGGAAGTGGGGCTTGCCGTTGAGAATCGCCTCGGTGTATTCGGAAATGCGCTCGCTGCACACCCGGCTCGCGGAGCCTTCCGAAGCCCGCGCGGCGGAGAACTGGCAAACCGCGACGCACTGGCAGCAGCCGGTGCACAGGTCGTGATCGATGACGGCCTTGCGCTGGGCGTCCAGCGTAATCGCATGGTGCGCGCAGTTTTTTACGCACAGGCCGCAGCCGGTGCAGTTGTTCCGGTCGATGACCGGATGGGAAACTTCGTGGAGGAATTTCTTGCCGGCGCGGCTCGCGCATCCCATGCCCAGGTTCTTCAGAGCGCCGCCGAAGCCGGTAAGCTCGTGCCCCTTGAAATGGTTGAGGCTGACGACGGCGTCCGCCTCGGCGACAGCGCATCCGATTTTGGCAGTCGTGCAGTGGATTCCGCCGCGGACGGGCATTTCCACATAGTCGTTTCCTTTCAGGCCGTCGGCGATGATGAGGTCGCAGCCGGTCGCGTCGCGGGAAAAACCGTTCTCGAAGCCCGAACGCAGGTGGTCCCAGGCGTTGTGGCGGCGGCCGGAATACAGGGTGTTCGCGTCGGTAAGGAAGGGCTTTCCGCCGAGTTCGCGAACGAGAGCGGAAACGACGGCGACATAGGGAGGCCTGATGTAGGCCATGTTGCCCGGCTCGCCGAAGTGAATCTTGAAGGCGGTGTATTTGTCGGTTAGATCGAGAGTTTCCATGCCGGCCGCGCGGAGAAGGCGGTCGAGCTTCTTCAGGATGGTGAGAGACGGATTCGTGCGAAGATCGCTCCAATAAACGGTTGATGAAGGTGTCGGCATGGAAGGCTCCTGTGAGGCATGGGAAAACGGGTGTTTTCCCGGCTTGCTAAAGTGAAGATGGAAACAATTTTAGCATGAAAGTGCAATGCCCGCAAGAGTTGGGAGAAGGAACCAGAGAAAGACGGCGCCGGGAAGGGGAAGCGAGCTGCAACTTTCTATACCTACCGGTCGGTATAGAAAGCAGGCTTTACAACGCGATACCTCTCATGTCTTCTATTTCTCCATACCCTTTTCTTTCCATAAAACTTATCAATCCCGCGATGATTTCTTCCATCGCGTGCGGATTCGCAAACGTAGCCGTTCCCACCTGCACCGCCTTCGCGCCCGTCATAATGAACTCGACCGCGTCCTGCCAGCACGAAATTCCGCCCAAACCCGCCACCGGGATCCGGCCGTCCCTGCACTCCGGCACGTTCAGCATCACGTCCCTGAGCATCCTGAGCGCGATCGGCTTGATCGCCGGGCCCGCGAGCCCCGCTGTGACGTTGTCGAAATACGGCCGCCCCTTCTCGATGTCGACCGCGAACGACTGGAACGTATTCACCAGACTCAGCGCGTCCGCCCCCGCCGCGACTACCGAGCGCGCCACTCCCGAAAGATCGGGAGCGTTCGGGGAAAGCTTGACCATCAGCGGTTTGCTCGTCGCCTTCCTGACGGCGGACACCACCTCCGACGCGGCCCGGCAATCCAAGCCCCAGGCCATGCCGCCGGCTTTCACGTTGGGGCAGGAAATATTGAGTTCGATCATGGGGACGTCGGTTTTGTCGAGGAGGGCGGCGCCTTCTACGTAGGTTTCAAGCCCGGCGCCGGAAAGGTTCGCTAGGACGACGGGGCCGAGATCCATCATGGTTTTCAGTTCATGTTCGATGAAATGCGGGATTCCCGGGTTTTCTAGGCCGATGGAATTGATGAGGCCGGACGGCGTTTCCAACAGCCGCCTGCCGGTGTTTCCCGGCTTGGGCGCGAGGGTGAGGCCCTTCGAGCAGATCCCCCCAAAGAGGAGACGTCCATGACGCCGCCGAATTCAGTGCCGTAGCCGAAGGTTCCGGATGCGGCGATGACCGGGTTGGCGAAGCGGACGCCCGCGATTACTACTGATATATCGGGTTTCAAAAGATCACCTCCCGGGAGTCGAAGACGGGGCCGTCTACGCAGCAGCGTTTGTTGCCGCGGATCGTAGACACGGTGCAGCCGAGGCAGGCGCCGGCGCCGCAGGCCATGCGCTCCTCGAGGCTGAGGAAGGCGAGAGGGGAGCCCTTCCCCGCTTCGCCCGCTTTTTCGCAGGCGTCCTTGATCCAGCGCAGCATGGGGGTCGGACCGCAGGCGTACGCAAGGTCGTAATCGGCTGGATTGAACACGGAAGGAAGCATGCCCTTCGTTCCGGAAGAGCCGTCTTCCGTGGTGATTATCAGGTTTTTCGCGCGCTCCGCGATTCCCTCGAGGCCGTAGGGAGACGAGCGGAAGGAGGCGTAAAAGTCGAACGAGCGCGCGGGAAGTTCTCCGGTTTCGGAGAGAGCAAAGCCGGCGACGGGAGCGACACCGATGCCGCCGCCGATGACCGCGATGCGGGGCGCGGCCGGCTTCGGGATGCCGGCTGACGAGAACGCTTCGTCCGGCGGAAGGAAACGGTTTCCGACCGGTCCGACGAGGTCGAGGCTGTCTCCGGAGCGGAGGGCGCAGAGTTCCTCCGTTCCCCTCCCCTTTTTCAGAATGAGAAATTCGATCCCGGAGCCGGAAGAGCGGTACACGCTGATGGGCCGTCCCAAAAGAACGCCGGAGGGCCGGGCGCGGAGCATGAAAAACTGGCCGGAGACGGGGGCGGGAACTTCGCGTTCGCCCGCGCTCCGCGATACGGTCAGGGAATATACTCCCGGAGCGATCTCGCGGGAAGCCGTAACTTCAGCCTTGCCGGCAAAGCGGGGATATTCCGGGCCGGCGCACATCAGGGGCGCTCTCCGGTTGCCGCCGGGGAAGATGCCGCAAGGGCTTTTTTCGCGCCTAAAAGTTCAGCGGTTGCGCTGAAGGCGGCCCGTCCGGCGGCTTCCGCGATGTCCTTCATTGAGAGGCTTCCCGAGCTTTTTTTGAGTTCGAGGGAGGGATCCTTCATCCAGGCAGTAAGGATTCCGCGCGAAGAGTTCACTGTTCCGCCTGCACGGTCCAGAAGGGTCGCGGCGATCCGGGCCGCTCCGCCCTGGGCTCCGTAGCCGGGAATCAGGAAGAAGAGCCCCGGATATCTGTCCCTGAGGGCTCTCGCGTCCGCTTCCTCGGTGCAGCCGACGACTGCTCCGAAGGGAGCGCAGCCGCTTGCCGAAAAGTCGCCGTAGCGGTCGGCGATCCGCGAAAGGCCGGCGCCGACGGCGTCGAGCACGCGGACCGGGGAAGCATGGGAAGCGCCGGCGGCTTCGGCGGAGGACTGAGACAGCTCGAGCCACTCGATGTCCTTCATGCCGGGGTTCGAGGTCCTCAGCAGCACGAAGGCGCCCTTTCCTGCCTTGCCGACGTATTCGAGGAAGGGTTCAAGGGTGTCGAAGCCCATGTAGGGATTAAGGGTGACGATGTCCGCCTCGAAGTCGCCGGAAAAGTGGGCGCGGGCGTAGGCCTTTGCCGTGTCGGCGATGTCTCCGCGCTTGATGTCTGCTATCACGGGGATTCCCGCAGCTCGCACCAGTGAGAGGGTTTCGGCGTAAGCCGCGAGCCCGCGGAGGCCGAGGGCTTCGTAGTAGGCGATTTGAACCTTGAAGCATGCCGCGTGGGGAGCGGTGGCGCCGATGAGGGCGCGGTTGTACTCCAATACGGCTTCGGCGGGAGAATCGTACATCCGGAGAACTTCCGGAGGCAGATACGACGGATCTGTATCGAGGCCGACGCAAAGCGGGCCTTTCTCGGCGCAGGCGGCCTGAAGCCGGAGCATGGCATGGAATTCGGTGTTCATGCCCCGGATACTAGCACAAAGAGCGGTTTTTTTGGAATAGCGTCAGCTGAACGGGTAGACCCTGCGCCCCGCGTTCCAGACCGCGGTTATCCAGCCTCGTAAAGGCGTTCCGGCGAGCGGGGTGTTTTTTCCCTTCGAGAACCAGGCCGACTCGTCGTCGGGGTCGAGCGTCCGCGCGGAATCTACATCGGCGAGGGCGAGATCCGCCCGCCAGCCTTCCTTCAGGAGGCCCCGTTCGAGGCCCAGGATTTCAGCCGGGTTCGCGGCCATGAGGGCGGAAAGGCGAGAAAGTCCGACGAGGCCGGTTCCGACCAGCTCGGTAAAACAGACAGCGAAGGCCGTCTGGATGCCGGAAAATCCCGGGGCTCCGGCGGCCTTGTCCGCCGGGGTGTGGGGAGCGTGGTCGGTCGCGATCGCGTCGATGGTGCCGTCGAGCAGGGCGGCGACGAGGGCGGCGCGGTCGGCGGCCGGTCGAAGCGGAGGATTCACGATCGCCGGATAGTCGTCGGTCAGGACGAGGTGATGCGGGGTAGCCTCGCAGGTTACGGGGCTGACGATCGCGGTATCGCCGCCGCGGGAGACTGCAACCGGAGCGCGCTGTTTTTTCGCGCGGCGAATCGACTCGAGAACGCCGGCGGTGCTCGCGTGGGCGATGTGAACCCTGCAGCCGGAAGCGGCGGCGAGGGAAAGATTGCGGTCGGTCATCAGGTCTTCCGCGAGGCGGAGGCGGCATTCCGCTTCGCCGAGAAGGGTTTTAACCCTGGAGGAGTCAGATTCAGCAAGGGCTTGCGCGCGGAAGGGCTTCGCCCCGGCGGCGAGTTCGGGGTCCTCGCAGTGGCAGGAAACCACGACGCCGGCGGCGGCGCAGCGGCGCATGGCGTCGAGCATGACGGCGGAAGAGGCGACCTCGCGGCCGTCTTCGGTGGCGACGGGGACCTCCCGGCTGTCCAGGGAGGACAGGGCGGAAGCGTCGCGGCCGTCGAAGTTCCGGGTGAGGCTCACGGCCTGGAACGCGTCGATCAGGCCGATTTCCCGGACTCTCTCCCGCACGGCAGCGGCGGCCGCGCCGTCGGAGATTACCGGATCGGTGTTCGCCATGAGGACGACGGTGCCGTAGCCGCCCGCCGCGGCGGCGCGGGACGCGGATAAAAGGTCTTCTTTATGCGTAAAGCCCGGATCGCGGAAGTGCGCGTGCAGATCGACGAAGGCCGGCATCAAAACGGCTCCCTTCGCGTCGTATTCGTCGTAATCGGAGGTTCCGCTATCCGCCGCAAGGGCGGCGGCCGCCAGACGGCGCGCGGAAGAGGAGTCGGCATTGCGGAAAACCCCGGCTATGCGTTCGCCCCGGATCAGCACGGCGCCCGGGCAGTCGGTATTTTTATCGATCAATCGCGCGTTCAAAACAAGAGTCGAACTCACAGCACTTCCCCTATGCCGGCGCGATACGCTTCGTCGCAGTATTCGCAGGCGTACTCTGCCCGCTTCCGGTCGATGAGATGGAACACATGCGGGATGCCCGCTTCGGAGCTGGTGATGCAGCGGGGGTTCCGGCAGCGGATGACGTTTTCCACCCGTTCGGGGAGAGCGAGGGTTATCTTGCGCATCACGTGCTCGCCCTCGATCACGCTGACGGTAATGTTCGGATCGATGAAGCCGAGCACCGAATAATCGATGTCGAGGTGGTTGTCGATCTTGATGATGTCCTTGGTGCCCATCTGTTTGGAGGGCACGTTCATGATGAGGGCTACGCTGAAGGGGACGCGGTCAAGCTTGAGCCAGTTGAAAATTCTCAAGCCCGTGCCTGCGCGAATATGATCGATCACCAGTCCGTCCCGGATTTTTTGTACGTTCATTTCCGCCGCCCTCCCTTCACGCTTTGTCCCGCTTTCGGCTGCTTCAGCGGTTCAGGCTCCGCTCCCGCGACTCCGAGGAGTCGGGCGATCAGCGCCATGCGGATATACATGCCGTATTTCACCTGGGGGAAATACGCGGCGCGGGGATCGGAGTCGACTTCCGTCGATATTTCGTTCACCCTCGGCAGCGGATGGAGGACCGTCAAATCGGGACGGGCAAGGCGCATCTTTTCGGCATCGAGGATGTAGCTGTCCTTCAGGCGTACATAGTCCTGCTCGTTGAAAAAACGCTCTTTTTGAACGCGGGTCATGTACAGGATATCGAGATCGCCCATCGCTTCCTCGAGGCGCCTCGTCCGGGTGAACGAAACTCCGGCCGGCTTGAAGACGCGGCTGATGATGTAATCGGGTATTTCAAGTTCGGGAGGGCTGATGAGGACGAAGCGGTTGCCGGGGTAGCGGCTCATCGCCTTCGCAAGGCTGTGCACCGTGCGCCCGAATTTGAGGTCGCCGCAGAGTCCTATCGTCAAGCCCTGCACCTTTCCCTTGATCTGGCGGATGGTCAGCAGGTCGGTGAGCGTTTGCGTGGGGTGATGATGGCCGCCGTCGCCGGCGTTGATGACGGGAACCTCGCTGAAGCGGCTCGCCAGAAGGGCCGCGCCCTCTTTCGGGTTGCGCATGGCGATGACGTCGGCGTAGCTGGAAACGGTGCGGATGGTGTCGGCGAGGCTTTCGCCCTTCGCCGCGGAGCTCGCGTTAGGCTCGGCGAACCCGAGGGTGGAGCCGCCCAAACGGAGCATCGCCGCTTCGAAAGAAAGGCGCGTTCTCGTGCTCGGCTCGAAAAACAGGGTTGCCAGGATCTTTCCCCGGCATACCTCCGACCAGTTCTGAGGTTCGGCGATTATTTTCTCCGCCAAACAAAAAAGATCATCGAGCTCCGCCAGCGTCAGATCGCCGGGCTCGATGAGATGTCGCCCTTTCAGCATATGCACCCCTTCGTATTTGCTGAAAACCTATGTTATCAGATTTTCTCCGATCAGGACAGATGGCCGGAAACGGCGGCGCCGGGCAGACCGATGTCGCGGCGGAAGAACATCCCGTCGAAGCCGACCGATTCCAGGGCGCGGTACGCCCGTTCGCGGGCCTCGTCGACCGTGGAGCCGAAGGCCGAGGAAGCGAGCACTCGCCCGCCCGAGGTGACCAACTGGCCCGGTTCGGCGGACGCTTCCCCTGAACGGGAGCCGGACGCGCGGGCATTGACCGTTCCGCCCGCGATGAATATTTTACCGCCGGCGGCCGATACGCTCGGCTCGTCGATGGCGATGGGCAAGCCCTTGGGATACGAGCCCGGATATCCGCGGGACACGGCGACCGGAGCGCAGACGTAGCCCGGCTTCCAGGACAGGTTAAAGGAATCGAGCTTTCCGTCGATGATCGCTTCGCAGAGGGAGGCGAAGTCCGATTCCATCAGGGGAAGCACGGCCTGGGTTTCGGGGTCTCCCAGGCGCACGTTGTATTCAAGAAGCTTCGGCCCGGAGGAGGTGACCATCACGCCGAAGAAGATGAAGCCGCGGTAGTCGTAGCCTTCCGCGCACAGGCCGCGGAGAGTCGGCTCGAGTATATCGGTCCGGAAGCGCTCGAGCACCGCCGCATCCACTCCCGGCGCTGGGGCTATCGCGCCCATTCCGCCGGTGTTCGGACCCTGGGCTCCGTCTTTCAGGCGCTTGTGGTCCCGCGCCGTTACGAAGGGCAGTATCCGCGACTTTCCCGCCGCGGTCAGACCGGGAGCGACGCTCACGGCGGCAAGAATCGAAATCTCCTCGCCTTCAAGGTATTCCTCGACGACAACCTTTCTTCCGGCGCTGCCGAGAGTCGAGTCGACCATAAAGTCGCGCACGGCCCGGGAGGCGGTTTCGGAGTCAGGCGCCACCACGACGCCCTTTCCGGCGGCGAGTCCGTCGGCTTTTACGACGACGGGGCCGTTGATCCGGTCGATTTCGGCAAGAGCGTCGGCCGCGGTTTCGCAGGTAACGCTCGCGGCGCAGGCGACGCCGTATTTGTGCATGAATTTTTTAGCGACGTCCTTGCTCGCTTCGAGCATGGCGCCGGCGGCATGGGGGCCGACTACCCGAAGACCTGCTTCGAAAAGACGCTCGGCGATGCCGGCGGCAAGCGGATCCTCGGGGCCGACGACGACGAAGGAGCCGTCCGTAAGCCCGGAAAGCTCGGAAACGCAGGCTTCTACGACCTGGGAGGTTTCTCCGACCGATATATGGAGATTGCGGCATTTCGGCTCCATGGCGGTGCCGCCGTTGCCGGGGATGCACAGGACTTCAGTTATATTGAGGGAACGGGACAGAGCCCAGGCGATAGCGTGCTCGCGGCCGCCGGAGCCTATTACTATTGTTTTCATGCGGCCATAATACGCATAAGGCGGGCATCAGGACAAGCCGTCGGCGTATTCCTCCGGAGGCATTAACCGGGCAAGCACGGCCGAAACGCGGTCGAGCAGAGCCGAATCGGGGAAGGCGAAAATACGCTTCTCCCGGCCGGTCAGCAGGAGAGACAGGGAATACGGATCCAGCCGGCGCCAGGACTCGACGGAGACGAACTCGATCCATGAGCCGTTCCACACGATTCCGCGCGCATACACCCCGCAATACCGGGAAAAAAACAAATCCTGGCACGCGATGTAAAAACCGATCACGCCGGTTCCTGCGATCGCGAAAGTCGAAAGCGGATCGAAGGAGCGGATGAACAACAGCGAAACAAGCAGGGGAGACGCGAGAATCACGCCGATGAACTGCAACCGGATTTTTCCGGAAAACTTTTCTATGGCCGGTCCGACGGCGCGGAGGGCCTTGCGCAGACGAAGCAGGACGACGGCGGCGCACGCGGGAAGAAGACAGAGGGCCGCGGCCGGTATGATTATTGCGTATGAGGGCATGGCGTTATACTATGCAAAAAGAAACGAAATAACAAGCGCGACGCGCTGAGCCAGGAGACGCAATGAAAGAAATAAAACGGGTGCTGATCGCGGGAGCCGGGGCCATCGGCTCGATGGTTGCGCGGGAACTGTCGCGGGGAGACGGAATAGAAACAGCCATTCTCGCCGCCGGGCCGCGGTTCGGACGCTACCGAAAAGACGGATTCGTCCTCAACGGCGAAAAGGCCGGTTTCGAAATCGCGGACGCCGCCGAGCCCGGGCAATGGGATTTGGTCGTCGTCGCCTGCAAATTCCATCATCTACCGCAGGTGATGGACGACCTTCAAAACCATGTCGGGCCGGATACGATCATCCTCTCCCTTTTAAACGGCGTCTCGAGCGAGGAGCTGTTGCGGAAGCGCTTTCCCCTCGCCCGGGTTCCGCTCGCCATGATAATCGGCACGGACGCAGGCCGCGAGGGCAACGCGACGGTTTTTTCAAACGAGGGAACCATCTTCTTCGGAGACGACGAAAACGCCGAAAACCCGGCCGAATGGTCCGCCCCGGTCCGCTCGATAGCCGCCCTGTTCGACCGCTGCGCCATCTCGTACACGGTTCCCAGGAACATGAGAAACCGCCTGTGGTACAAGTTCATGATGAACGTCGGTTTGAATCAGACGACGGCGGTGCTGCGCGAATCCTACCGCATCCTCCAAACTCCGACGCGCATCCCGGAAGCCGCCGAGCTTTTCGAGTCGGCGATGCGGGAGGTCGCGCTGGTGGCCGCTGCGGAGGGAGTCGTTCTGACGGACGGCGATGTTCGGGAAATGTACCGCGTCCTGGACACCCTCTCCCCGGAGGGGAAAACGTCGATGTGCCAGGACGTGGAAGCTGGACGCAAAACAGAGGTCGAGATGTTCGCCCTCGCGGTAATGGAGCTCGGCAAAAAGCACGGCATCGAGGTTCCGGTAAACGAAACGCTCTACCGGCTGCTCCGCGTCATCGAGCAAGCTGCAGGAGTTCGAGGGAGCTGACGGAGAAGGGAACCTTGCCGCCGCCTGAAATTTCCGCAATCGCGTACCGGCCTTCCGCGAGGGAGCCCGGATTCGCCAAAACGGTCGAGCCGATCGTGTCCTTGCCGAAGCCTTCGTGAATGTGGCCGCATACGACCAAAAGCGGGCGAACGCGTTCTATGAAGGATCGGATAAGGGGGGAGCCGACGTGAATTCCGGGGGCGACCTGATCGCAGACGGTATCCTTCGGAGGGTTGTGAACGATCGCTACGAGGCTGTTCCAACCGTCGCCTGCTTCGGCTTCGCTTGAGGCCGTTGCCGCCGGTTCCTGCGCCGCGGAACCGTCCGCGAAATCCCCGTCGCCGGCGGATTCGTCCCGCAAACTCTGCTCGGCGAGGCGAAGATCGGAAACCAGCTCTTCGTCGCTCCGCTCGTTCGGCGAATTCCGTTTAAAATAGGAGCTGCCGCCCGAGCCGGTCAGCACAAGGCCGGAAAAATACGAAAGAGATCCCTCGACGCTCACGTCGTAGGATTCCAGGGTTTCAAGGAACTCGGGGCCGTCGCAGTTGCCGGAAACGGCGAACACGCGATCGTGGAGCTTCGCGAGCCGCTCCAGAAACGGAAGGCCGGTTTCCGGTTTATTCTCCGCGGCGAAGTCTCCGCCGTATAAAACCATATCGACGCCTTCCATAACCGGCGCGATCGCGTCGAGCATCTCCAAAGAACCGTGTCCATCGGAGATAATCAAAACTTTCATGACGGACATATCACTCTCCCTTACAAAGAACTCATAACTGCCAGCAGCTTTTCCATGTCTGCGGGCAGGCCGATAGAAATGCGCACGAAATCAGTAATGCCGGGAATATCGAAGTACCGCACCAGGATGCCTTCGCGCTTGATCGCCTCGTATGCGCCGCGGCCGGAAAGGCCCGCCTTTCTGGCGAACACGAAATTCGCCAGCGAGGGGAGAACGTCCCATCCGGCTTTCCGCAGCGAGGCGGAGAACGAATCCCGCGTCTTTATGATCCGGCCGTTTATTTCCGCATAATACCGCGAGTCGCGGCAGCTCGCAATCCCGATTTTCTGCGTCAGCGCATCGACCGGAAAGTGGTTGAACGAGTTTTTCGTCGTGAAGAGGGCCTGTATCAGCGGGGGGTTCGCGACGACGAAGCCGAGCCGGGCTCCGGCGAAGCAGTAGCTCTTCGAGAAGGTTCGAACGATCGCGAGGTTGGGGTATTCGGCCAAAAGAGGCACGGCGGTCTCGCCGCCGAAATCGATGTAGGCTTCGTCTACCACGACGACCCGGTCGCGGGGAACAGAATCGAGGAGATTCCTGATTTTGTCGAGCGGAAGATAGATGCCGGTCGGAGCGTTCGGATTCGCGAAAATCACTCCCGTTCCCGGACCCTCAGATAGAGCCTCAGTATCGATCGAAAAATCGCTTAACAGAGGAGTCTTGATCACCGGAATATCGTAGTAGCCGGCGTACACCGGATAAAAACTGTAGGTATGCTCGGGGAAACGGAGGGGGGAATCCGAATCGAAGAAGGCGTAGAACACGAAAGACAACACCTCGTCCGAACCGTTTCCGGCGAAGATCATCTCCGGAGAGACTCCGCCGCCGAGCATGTCCGCGATGGCGCTCCGCAACTCACGCGCGTCAGGATCGGGATAGCGCTGAAAAAGGGCCGGGTCGAAATCCCTCAAAACCTTCTCGACTTCAGGCGACGGCGGATAGGGATT from Teretinema zuelzerae carries:
- the pyrB gene encoding aspartate carbamoyltransferase, producing the protein MLKGRHLIEPGDLTLAELDDLFCLAEKIIAEPQNWSEVCRGKILATLFFEPSTRTRLSFEAAMLRLGGSTLGFAEPNASSAAKGESLADTIRTVSSYADVIAMRNPKEGAALLASRFSEVPVINAGDGGHHHPTQTLTDLLTIRQIKGKVQGLTIGLCGDLKFGRTVHSLAKAMSRYPGNRFVLISPPELEIPDYIISRVFKPAGVSFTRTRRLEEAMGDLDILYMTRVQKERFFNEQDYVRLKDSYILDAEKMRLARPDLTVLHPLPRVNEISTEVDSDPRAAYFPQVKYGMYIRMALIARLLGVAGAEPEPLKQPKAGQSVKGGRRK
- a CDS encoding ketopantoate reductase family protein, with the protein product MKEIKRVLIAGAGAIGSMVARELSRGDGIETAILAAGPRFGRYRKDGFVLNGEKAGFEIADAAEPGQWDLVVVACKFHHLPQVMDDLQNHVGPDTIILSLLNGVSSEELLRKRFPLARVPLAMIIGTDAGREGNATVFSNEGTIFFGDDENAENPAEWSAPVRSIAALFDRCAISYTVPRNMRNRLWYKFMMNVGLNQTTAVLRESYRILQTPTRIPEAAELFESAMREVALVAAAEGVVLTDGDVREMYRVLDTLSPEGKTSMCQDVEAGRKTEVEMFALAVMELGKKHGIEVPVNETLYRLLRVIEQAAGVRGS
- a CDS encoding metallophosphoesterase family protein encodes the protein MSVMKVLIISDGHGSLEMLDAIAPVMEGVDMVLYGGDFAAENKPETGLPFLERLAKLHDRVFAVSGNCDGPEFLETLESYDVSVEGSLSYFSGLVLTGSGGSSYFKRNSPNERSDEELVSDLRLAEQSLRDESAGDGDFADGSAAQEPAATASSEAEAGDGWNSLVAIVHNPPKDTVCDQVAPGIHVGSPLIRSFIERVRPLLVVCGHIHEGFGKDTIGSTVLANPGSLAEGRYAIAEISGGGKVPFSVSSLELLQLAR
- the purD gene encoding phosphoribosylamine--glycine ligase; translated protein: MKTIVIGSGGREHAIAWALSRSLNITEVLCIPGNGGTAMEPKCRNLHISVGETSQVVEACVSELSGLTDGSFVVVGPEDPLAAGIAERLFEAGLRVVGPHAAGAMLEASKDVAKKFMHKYGVACAASVTCETAADALAEIDRINGPVVVKADGLAAGKGVVVAPDSETASRAVRDFMVDSTLGSAGRKVVVEEYLEGEEISILAAVSVAPGLTAAGKSRILPFVTARDHKRLKDGAQGPNTGGMGAIAPAPGVDAAVLERFRTDILEPTLRGLCAEGYDYRGFIFFGVMVTSSGPKLLEYNVRLGDPETQAVLPLMESDFASLCEAIIDGKLDSFNLSWKPGYVCAPVAVSRGYPGSYPKGLPIAIDEPSVSAAGGKIFIAGGTVNARASGSRSGEASAEPGQLVTSGGRVLASSAFGSTVDEARERAYRALESVGFDGMFFRRDIGLPGAAVSGHLS
- the hisC gene encoding histidinol-phosphate transaminase, encoding MFAKRFAGLKPYVPGEQPTDRAYIKLNANENPYPPSPEVEKVLRDFDPALFQRYPDPDARELRSAIADMLGGGVSPEMIFAGNGSDEVLSFVFYAFFDSDSPLRFPEHTYSFYPVYAGYYDIPVIKTPLLSDFSIDTEALSEGPGTGVIFANPNAPTGIYLPLDKIRNLLDSVPRDRVVVVDEAYIDFGGETAVPLLAEYPNLAIVRTFSKSYCFAGARLGFVVANPPLIQALFTTKNSFNHFPVDALTQKIGIASCRDSRYYAEINGRIIKTRDSFSASLRKAGWDVLPSLANFVFARKAGLSGRGAYEAIKREGILVRYFDIPGITDFVRISIGLPADMEKLLAVMSSL